From Syngnathoides biaculeatus isolate LvHL_M chromosome 19, ASM1980259v1, whole genome shotgun sequence, a single genomic window includes:
- the LOC133492677 gene encoding ATP-dependent zinc metalloprotease YME1L1-like isoform X2 has product MFSLASFQPQQMMVPLGQLASALHSLKNTATASVQALHKDFCPEHAALTTEPNTSLRDLGLSDIQVSHLDELLDRLLPSPGSERPPAFPSVWRTSHVSAHSFFHNKHGFAHNRLFSSPILRRCHQRPLQEFCAELHFLPLWLQSRGFRTVRAKSRQTTSADDVPAETDPYTPAFMKGFLMREKVAEVQSLDQVTKSKNLPANQEEAFKSGFSEGFMRSQAFTQKTQDSLRRTRLVLLVLLLLGIYGLSRAPFLSVRFRTTSGLDSAIDPVQMKHVTFEHVKGVEEAKNELQEVVEFLRSPQKFTVLGGKLPKGILLVGPPGTGKTLLARAVAGEADVPFYYASGSEFDEMFVGVGASRIRNLFKEAKANAPCVIFIDELDSVGGKRIESPMHPYSRQTINQLLAEMDGFKPNEGVIVIGATNFAEALDNALVRPGRFDMQVTVPRPDVKGRTEILNWYLAKMKVDSAVEPEIIARGTVGFSGAELENLVNQAALKAAVDGKALVTMKDLEFAKDKILMGPERRSVEIDKKNKTITAYHESGHAIVAYYTKDAMPINKATIMPRGPTLGHVSLLPENDRWSETRAQLLAQMDVSMGGRVAEELIFGDDYVTTGASSDFDGATKIANLMVTRFGMSDKLGVMTYGDVSKQSPETQAAIEQEVRLLLRDSYERAKNLLQMYKKEHEKLADALLRYETLDAKEIQMVLEGKPLDH; this is encoded by the exons ATGTTTTCCCTGGCGTCCTTTCAGCCACAGCAG ATGATGGTCCCCCTCGGCCAGCTCGCCAGCGCTCTCCACTCCCTGAAGAACACAGCCACGGCATCAGTGCAGGCCCTGCACAAAGATTTCTGCCCCGAGCACGCCGCACTTACAACAGAG CCCAACACAAGCCTTCGAGATCTGGGCCTGTCGGACATTCAGGTCAGTCACCTGGACGAGTTGCTGGACAGGCTGCTGCCGTCGCCGGGCTCGGAGCGGCCTCCCGCCTTCCCCTCGGTGTGGAGGACCAGTCACGTTTCCGCACACAGCTTCTTTCACAACAAGCACG GGTTTGCACACAATCGACTTTTCAGCTCGCCAATCTTGCGCAGGTGTCACCAGAGACCTCTACAGGAATTTTGCGCCGAGCTTCACTTTTTACCAT TGTGGCTCCAGAGTCGAGGTTTCAGGACCGTCAGAGCAAAGAGTAGACAGACGACGTCTGCTGACGATGTTCCGGCTGAGACGGATCCCTACACGCCGGCTTTCATGAAG GGTTTTCTGATGCGGGAAAAGGTAGCAGAGGTTCAGTCGTTGGACCAAGTGACAAAAAGCAAGAACCTTCCGGCGAACCAAGAGGAGGCCTTCAAGTCGGGCTTCTCCGAGGGCTTCATGCGGTCGCAGGCCTTCACGCAGAAGACGCAAG ATTCGTTGAGGAGAACCAGGCTGGTCCTGTTGGTGCTCCTCCTGCTCGGCATTTACGGTCTGTCCAGAGCCCCCTTCCTCTCGG TGAGGTTCCGCACCACATCGGGCCTGGACTCGGCCATCGACCCCGTCCAGATGAAGCACGTGACTTTCGAGCACGTCAAGGGGGTGGAGGAAGCCAAGAACGAGCTGCAGGAAGTGGTGGAATTCCTCAGGAGCCCCCAAAAGTTTACCGTTTTGGGTGGGAAGCTACCCAAAG GAATCCTCCTGGTCGGACCGCCCGGCACCGGGAAGACGCTGCTAGCCCGAGCGGTCGCCGGCGAGGCGGACGTGCCTTTCTACTACGCCTCGGGGTCGGAGTTTGACGAGATGTTTGTGGGAGTGGGCGCCAGCCGTATCAGGAACCTGTTTA aggaggCCAAAGCAAACGCGCCTTGCGTCATCTTCATCGACGAGCTGGACAGCGTCGGCGGGAAGAGGATCGAGTCGCCCATGCATCCGTACTCGAGACAAACCATCAACCAGCTGCTGGCCGAAATGGACGG GTTCAAGCCAAACGAGGGCGTCATTGTCATTGGTGCTACCAACTTTGCCGAAGCTCTGGATAA TGCCCTGGTGCGGCCGGGCAGGTTCGACATGCAGGTGACGGTCCCTCGGCCCGACGTGAAGGGCCGCACGGAGATCCTCAACTGGTACCTGGCCAAGATGAAAGTGGATTCTG CGGTGGAGCCCGAGATCATCGCCCGGGGCACGGTGGGCTTCTCGGGGGCCGAGCTGGAAAACCTGGTCAACCAGGCGGCCCTGAAGGCGGCGGTGGACGGAAAGGCGCTGGTCACCATGAAGGACCTGGAGTTCGCCAAGGACAAGATCCTCATGG GTCCCGAGAGAAGGAGCGTGGAGATTGACAAGAAGAACAAGACCATCACGGCCTACCACGAGTCGGGACACGCCATCGTGGCCTACTACACCAAGGACGCCATGCCCATCAACAAGGCCACCATCATGCCGCGAGGACCCACGCTCGGACAC GTGTCCCTGCTCCCCGAGAACGACCGCTGGAGCGAGACCAGGGCGCAGCTGCTGGCCCAGATGGACGTCAGCATGGGGGGGCGAGTGGCGGAGGAGCTCATCTTCGGGGACGACTACGTCACCACAG GCGCATCCAGCGACTTTGATGGCGCCACCAAAATCGCTAATCTGATGGTGACCAGGTTCGGCATGAGCGACAAG CTTGGAGTCATGACCTACGGGGACGTTTCCAAGCAAAGTCCGGAGACGCAAGCCGCCATCGAACAGGAAGTCAGGTTGCTGTTGAGG GACTCGTACGAGCGGGCCAAGAACCTCCTGCAGATGTACAAAAAGGAGCACGAGAAGCTGGCCGACGCCCTCCTCAGGTATGAGACTCTGGATGCAAAAGAGATCCAGATGGTTCTGGAGGGAAAACCGCTGGACCACTAA
- the LOC133492677 gene encoding ATP-dependent zinc metalloprotease YME1L1-like isoform X1 produces MFSLASFQPQQMMVPLGQLASALHSLKNTATASVQALHKDFCPEHAALTTEPNTSLRDLGLSDIQVSHLDELLDRLLPSPGSERPPAFPSVWRTSHVSAHSFFHNKHGFAHNRLFSSPILRRCHQRPLQEFCAELHFLPLWLQSRGFRTVRAKSRQTTSADDVPAETDPYTPAFMKGFLMREKVAEVQSLDQVTKSKNLPANQEEAFKSGFSEGFMRSQAFTQKTQDSLRRTRLVLLVLLLLGIYGLSRAPFLSGKGSFSDAVRFRTTSGLDSAIDPVQMKHVTFEHVKGVEEAKNELQEVVEFLRSPQKFTVLGGKLPKGILLVGPPGTGKTLLARAVAGEADVPFYYASGSEFDEMFVGVGASRIRNLFKEAKANAPCVIFIDELDSVGGKRIESPMHPYSRQTINQLLAEMDGFKPNEGVIVIGATNFAEALDNALVRPGRFDMQVTVPRPDVKGRTEILNWYLAKMKVDSAVEPEIIARGTVGFSGAELENLVNQAALKAAVDGKALVTMKDLEFAKDKILMGPERRSVEIDKKNKTITAYHESGHAIVAYYTKDAMPINKATIMPRGPTLGHVSLLPENDRWSETRAQLLAQMDVSMGGRVAEELIFGDDYVTTGASSDFDGATKIANLMVTRFGMSDKLGVMTYGDVSKQSPETQAAIEQEVRLLLRDSYERAKNLLQMYKKEHEKLADALLRYETLDAKEIQMVLEGKPLDH; encoded by the exons ATGTTTTCCCTGGCGTCCTTTCAGCCACAGCAG ATGATGGTCCCCCTCGGCCAGCTCGCCAGCGCTCTCCACTCCCTGAAGAACACAGCCACGGCATCAGTGCAGGCCCTGCACAAAGATTTCTGCCCCGAGCACGCCGCACTTACAACAGAG CCCAACACAAGCCTTCGAGATCTGGGCCTGTCGGACATTCAGGTCAGTCACCTGGACGAGTTGCTGGACAGGCTGCTGCCGTCGCCGGGCTCGGAGCGGCCTCCCGCCTTCCCCTCGGTGTGGAGGACCAGTCACGTTTCCGCACACAGCTTCTTTCACAACAAGCACG GGTTTGCACACAATCGACTTTTCAGCTCGCCAATCTTGCGCAGGTGTCACCAGAGACCTCTACAGGAATTTTGCGCCGAGCTTCACTTTTTACCAT TGTGGCTCCAGAGTCGAGGTTTCAGGACCGTCAGAGCAAAGAGTAGACAGACGACGTCTGCTGACGATGTTCCGGCTGAGACGGATCCCTACACGCCGGCTTTCATGAAG GGTTTTCTGATGCGGGAAAAGGTAGCAGAGGTTCAGTCGTTGGACCAAGTGACAAAAAGCAAGAACCTTCCGGCGAACCAAGAGGAGGCCTTCAAGTCGGGCTTCTCCGAGGGCTTCATGCGGTCGCAGGCCTTCACGCAGAAGACGCAAG ATTCGTTGAGGAGAACCAGGCTGGTCCTGTTGGTGCTCCTCCTGCTCGGCATTTACGGTCTGTCCAGAGCCCCCTTCCTCTCGGGTAAAGGCTCCTTTTCTGATGCTG TGAGGTTCCGCACCACATCGGGCCTGGACTCGGCCATCGACCCCGTCCAGATGAAGCACGTGACTTTCGAGCACGTCAAGGGGGTGGAGGAAGCCAAGAACGAGCTGCAGGAAGTGGTGGAATTCCTCAGGAGCCCCCAAAAGTTTACCGTTTTGGGTGGGAAGCTACCCAAAG GAATCCTCCTGGTCGGACCGCCCGGCACCGGGAAGACGCTGCTAGCCCGAGCGGTCGCCGGCGAGGCGGACGTGCCTTTCTACTACGCCTCGGGGTCGGAGTTTGACGAGATGTTTGTGGGAGTGGGCGCCAGCCGTATCAGGAACCTGTTTA aggaggCCAAAGCAAACGCGCCTTGCGTCATCTTCATCGACGAGCTGGACAGCGTCGGCGGGAAGAGGATCGAGTCGCCCATGCATCCGTACTCGAGACAAACCATCAACCAGCTGCTGGCCGAAATGGACGG GTTCAAGCCAAACGAGGGCGTCATTGTCATTGGTGCTACCAACTTTGCCGAAGCTCTGGATAA TGCCCTGGTGCGGCCGGGCAGGTTCGACATGCAGGTGACGGTCCCTCGGCCCGACGTGAAGGGCCGCACGGAGATCCTCAACTGGTACCTGGCCAAGATGAAAGTGGATTCTG CGGTGGAGCCCGAGATCATCGCCCGGGGCACGGTGGGCTTCTCGGGGGCCGAGCTGGAAAACCTGGTCAACCAGGCGGCCCTGAAGGCGGCGGTGGACGGAAAGGCGCTGGTCACCATGAAGGACCTGGAGTTCGCCAAGGACAAGATCCTCATGG GTCCCGAGAGAAGGAGCGTGGAGATTGACAAGAAGAACAAGACCATCACGGCCTACCACGAGTCGGGACACGCCATCGTGGCCTACTACACCAAGGACGCCATGCCCATCAACAAGGCCACCATCATGCCGCGAGGACCCACGCTCGGACAC GTGTCCCTGCTCCCCGAGAACGACCGCTGGAGCGAGACCAGGGCGCAGCTGCTGGCCCAGATGGACGTCAGCATGGGGGGGCGAGTGGCGGAGGAGCTCATCTTCGGGGACGACTACGTCACCACAG GCGCATCCAGCGACTTTGATGGCGCCACCAAAATCGCTAATCTGATGGTGACCAGGTTCGGCATGAGCGACAAG CTTGGAGTCATGACCTACGGGGACGTTTCCAAGCAAAGTCCGGAGACGCAAGCCGCCATCGAACAGGAAGTCAGGTTGCTGTTGAGG GACTCGTACGAGCGGGCCAAGAACCTCCTGCAGATGTACAAAAAGGAGCACGAGAAGCTGGCCGACGCCCTCCTCAGGTATGAGACTCTGGATGCAAAAGAGATCCAGATGGTTCTGGAGGGAAAACCGCTGGACCACTAA
- the LOC133492677 gene encoding ATP-dependent zinc metalloprotease YME1L1-like isoform X3: MMVPLGQLASALHSLKNTATASVQALHKDFCPEHAALTTEPNTSLRDLGLSDIQVSHLDELLDRLLPSPGSERPPAFPSVWRTSHVSAHSFFHNKHGFAHNRLFSSPILRRCHQRPLQEFCAELHFLPLWLQSRGFRTVRAKSRQTTSADDVPAETDPYTPAFMKGFLMREKVAEVQSLDQVTKSKNLPANQEEAFKSGFSEGFMRSQAFTQKTQDSLRRTRLVLLVLLLLGIYGLSRAPFLSGKGSFSDAVRFRTTSGLDSAIDPVQMKHVTFEHVKGVEEAKNELQEVVEFLRSPQKFTVLGGKLPKGILLVGPPGTGKTLLARAVAGEADVPFYYASGSEFDEMFVGVGASRIRNLFKEAKANAPCVIFIDELDSVGGKRIESPMHPYSRQTINQLLAEMDGFKPNEGVIVIGATNFAEALDNALVRPGRFDMQVTVPRPDVKGRTEILNWYLAKMKVDSAVEPEIIARGTVGFSGAELENLVNQAALKAAVDGKALVTMKDLEFAKDKILMGPERRSVEIDKKNKTITAYHESGHAIVAYYTKDAMPINKATIMPRGPTLGHVSLLPENDRWSETRAQLLAQMDVSMGGRVAEELIFGDDYVTTGASSDFDGATKIANLMVTRFGMSDKLGVMTYGDVSKQSPETQAAIEQEVRLLLRDSYERAKNLLQMYKKEHEKLADALLRYETLDAKEIQMVLEGKPLDH; this comes from the exons ATGATGGTCCCCCTCGGCCAGCTCGCCAGCGCTCTCCACTCCCTGAAGAACACAGCCACGGCATCAGTGCAGGCCCTGCACAAAGATTTCTGCCCCGAGCACGCCGCACTTACAACAGAG CCCAACACAAGCCTTCGAGATCTGGGCCTGTCGGACATTCAGGTCAGTCACCTGGACGAGTTGCTGGACAGGCTGCTGCCGTCGCCGGGCTCGGAGCGGCCTCCCGCCTTCCCCTCGGTGTGGAGGACCAGTCACGTTTCCGCACACAGCTTCTTTCACAACAAGCACG GGTTTGCACACAATCGACTTTTCAGCTCGCCAATCTTGCGCAGGTGTCACCAGAGACCTCTACAGGAATTTTGCGCCGAGCTTCACTTTTTACCAT TGTGGCTCCAGAGTCGAGGTTTCAGGACCGTCAGAGCAAAGAGTAGACAGACGACGTCTGCTGACGATGTTCCGGCTGAGACGGATCCCTACACGCCGGCTTTCATGAAG GGTTTTCTGATGCGGGAAAAGGTAGCAGAGGTTCAGTCGTTGGACCAAGTGACAAAAAGCAAGAACCTTCCGGCGAACCAAGAGGAGGCCTTCAAGTCGGGCTTCTCCGAGGGCTTCATGCGGTCGCAGGCCTTCACGCAGAAGACGCAAG ATTCGTTGAGGAGAACCAGGCTGGTCCTGTTGGTGCTCCTCCTGCTCGGCATTTACGGTCTGTCCAGAGCCCCCTTCCTCTCGGGTAAAGGCTCCTTTTCTGATGCTG TGAGGTTCCGCACCACATCGGGCCTGGACTCGGCCATCGACCCCGTCCAGATGAAGCACGTGACTTTCGAGCACGTCAAGGGGGTGGAGGAAGCCAAGAACGAGCTGCAGGAAGTGGTGGAATTCCTCAGGAGCCCCCAAAAGTTTACCGTTTTGGGTGGGAAGCTACCCAAAG GAATCCTCCTGGTCGGACCGCCCGGCACCGGGAAGACGCTGCTAGCCCGAGCGGTCGCCGGCGAGGCGGACGTGCCTTTCTACTACGCCTCGGGGTCGGAGTTTGACGAGATGTTTGTGGGAGTGGGCGCCAGCCGTATCAGGAACCTGTTTA aggaggCCAAAGCAAACGCGCCTTGCGTCATCTTCATCGACGAGCTGGACAGCGTCGGCGGGAAGAGGATCGAGTCGCCCATGCATCCGTACTCGAGACAAACCATCAACCAGCTGCTGGCCGAAATGGACGG GTTCAAGCCAAACGAGGGCGTCATTGTCATTGGTGCTACCAACTTTGCCGAAGCTCTGGATAA TGCCCTGGTGCGGCCGGGCAGGTTCGACATGCAGGTGACGGTCCCTCGGCCCGACGTGAAGGGCCGCACGGAGATCCTCAACTGGTACCTGGCCAAGATGAAAGTGGATTCTG CGGTGGAGCCCGAGATCATCGCCCGGGGCACGGTGGGCTTCTCGGGGGCCGAGCTGGAAAACCTGGTCAACCAGGCGGCCCTGAAGGCGGCGGTGGACGGAAAGGCGCTGGTCACCATGAAGGACCTGGAGTTCGCCAAGGACAAGATCCTCATGG GTCCCGAGAGAAGGAGCGTGGAGATTGACAAGAAGAACAAGACCATCACGGCCTACCACGAGTCGGGACACGCCATCGTGGCCTACTACACCAAGGACGCCATGCCCATCAACAAGGCCACCATCATGCCGCGAGGACCCACGCTCGGACAC GTGTCCCTGCTCCCCGAGAACGACCGCTGGAGCGAGACCAGGGCGCAGCTGCTGGCCCAGATGGACGTCAGCATGGGGGGGCGAGTGGCGGAGGAGCTCATCTTCGGGGACGACTACGTCACCACAG GCGCATCCAGCGACTTTGATGGCGCCACCAAAATCGCTAATCTGATGGTGACCAGGTTCGGCATGAGCGACAAG CTTGGAGTCATGACCTACGGGGACGTTTCCAAGCAAAGTCCGGAGACGCAAGCCGCCATCGAACAGGAAGTCAGGTTGCTGTTGAGG GACTCGTACGAGCGGGCCAAGAACCTCCTGCAGATGTACAAAAAGGAGCACGAGAAGCTGGCCGACGCCCTCCTCAGGTATGAGACTCTGGATGCAAAAGAGATCCAGATGGTTCTGGAGGGAAAACCGCTGGACCACTAA